The following are encoded in a window of Amycolatopsis lexingtonensis genomic DNA:
- a CDS encoding TetR/AcrR family transcriptional regulator, with translation MIRSAGRTRLTAEQRRETILAAATAVFAERGYQRTKTAEIAAAVGVSEPVIFQNFGSKAELFAAVLERATTVAVAMLDGIRATRQPVAETLRHLLAPEHLDAMHAPGSVGVLFTEGTTSGADPVVRTAARAAVRRVVDEFAGLLAEGRRSGELREDFDPTTTAWSLVTFVAGRALRREVADDADLEHRLIELLLRPLVREA, from the coding sequence GTGATTCGCAGTGCAGGCCGGACCCGGCTGACCGCCGAGCAGCGCCGGGAGACGATCCTCGCCGCGGCGACCGCGGTGTTCGCCGAACGCGGTTACCAGCGCACGAAAACCGCCGAGATCGCCGCGGCCGTCGGGGTCAGCGAGCCCGTGATCTTCCAGAACTTCGGCTCGAAGGCAGAGCTGTTCGCGGCCGTGCTGGAACGCGCCACCACCGTGGCGGTCGCCATGCTGGACGGCATCCGGGCCACCCGGCAACCCGTCGCCGAGACCCTTCGGCACCTCCTGGCACCCGAACACCTCGACGCGATGCACGCACCGGGATCGGTCGGGGTCCTGTTCACCGAAGGCACCACGTCGGGCGCCGATCCGGTCGTCCGGACCGCCGCCCGGGCCGCGGTCCGGCGGGTGGTCGACGAGTTCGCCGGACTACTGGCCGAGGGCCGTCGTTCCGGCGAGCTGCGCGAGGACTTCGATCCCACGACGACGGCGTGGTCGCTCGTCACGTTCGTCGCAGGAAGGGCGCTGCGTCGTGAGGTGGCGGACGATGCCGATCTCGAGCACCGGCTGATCGAGCTTCTGCTTCGTCCGCTCGTGCGGGAAGCGTAA
- a CDS encoding class I SAM-dependent methyltransferase encodes MKLREALIHGGRREEGVVVTRPRLYEAALRVAFVGRARVFRTLVANSGARPGDRVLDVGSGSGYLARIAAKEVGAGGSVLGVDASAEMVAYSRRTVPAPSCRFEVGTAQSLPCADDEFDVVLSSFVIHHLPDEDQVAAIGEMRRVLRPGGRLLLADFRPPRSRLARHLVGALTGSRMLDNPDGRLAGLVRAAGFTVLDAGDLRMIHYVLATT; translated from the coding sequence ATGAAACTCCGAGAAGCTCTGATCCATGGCGGACGTCGTGAAGAGGGTGTGGTCGTCACCCGGCCACGGCTGTACGAGGCCGCGCTCCGCGTCGCGTTCGTCGGACGTGCTCGCGTGTTCCGGACGTTGGTGGCCAACTCCGGAGCGCGGCCGGGTGACCGCGTTCTCGACGTCGGCAGCGGCAGCGGGTACCTGGCCCGGATCGCGGCGAAGGAGGTCGGCGCGGGCGGATCCGTCCTCGGGGTCGACGCGTCGGCCGAGATGGTCGCCTACTCCCGCCGCACCGTGCCGGCGCCCTCATGCCGGTTCGAAGTCGGAACGGCGCAGTCGCTGCCGTGCGCCGACGACGAATTCGACGTCGTGCTGTCCAGCTTCGTCATCCACCACCTGCCGGACGAGGACCAGGTCGCCGCCATCGGCGAAATGCGCCGCGTGCTGCGGCCCGGCGGACGGCTGCTCCTGGCCGATTTCAGGCCGCCGCGCTCGCGGCTCGCCCGGCACCTCGTCGGCGCCCTCACCGGCTCCCGCATGCTGGACAACCCCGACGGGCGGCTGGCCGGGCTCGTCCGCGCCGCCGGGTTCACGGTCCTGGACGCGGGTGATCTCCGGATGATCCACTACGTCCTGGCCACGACCTGA
- a CDS encoding epoxide hydrolase family protein has protein sequence MAEPFQVALDESDIADLRERLRRTRWPEAETVTDWSQGVPLAYVKELCRDWGEEYDFGFARRLNVFPQFRATVDGVGVHFLHVRSEVPGALPLVLTHGWPGSVVEFLDVIGPLTDPEAHGGDPADAFHVVVPSLPGFGWSDKPALKIPRVAALWDELMVSLGYDRYGAQGGDWGAAITNSLAQVAPPGRVAGVHVNFAPVRIDQGDLTPTEERALADLQEFRRTGSGYSAEQGTRPQTLGYGLTDSPAGQAAWIVEKFWAWTDHKGHPEDAVDRQKILDDISVYWFTATAASSARMYWENNDRDPSTVDVPAGVSVFPKEIVRPSRRQAEQRYTDLRWFEELPVGGHFAALEQPRLFVEQVRGFFRLVREV, from the coding sequence ATGGCCGAGCCGTTCCAGGTAGCTCTCGACGAGAGTGATATCGCCGATCTGCGGGAGCGGCTGCGGCGGACCCGGTGGCCCGAGGCCGAAACCGTGACCGACTGGTCGCAGGGGGTGCCGCTGGCCTACGTCAAGGAGCTCTGCCGGGACTGGGGTGAGGAGTACGACTTCGGGTTCGCCCGGCGGCTGAACGTCTTCCCGCAGTTCCGGGCCACCGTCGACGGGGTCGGGGTGCACTTCCTGCACGTCCGGTCCGAGGTGCCCGGCGCGCTGCCGCTCGTGCTCACCCACGGGTGGCCCGGGTCCGTGGTGGAGTTCCTCGACGTGATCGGGCCGCTCACCGACCCCGAGGCGCACGGGGGTGATCCGGCCGACGCGTTCCACGTGGTCGTGCCGTCGCTGCCCGGGTTCGGGTGGAGCGACAAGCCCGCGCTGAAGATCCCGCGCGTCGCGGCGCTGTGGGACGAACTGATGGTGTCGCTCGGCTACGACCGCTACGGCGCACAGGGCGGCGACTGGGGTGCCGCCATCACCAACTCGCTCGCGCAGGTCGCGCCGCCAGGGCGGGTGGCCGGCGTGCACGTCAACTTCGCGCCCGTGCGGATTGACCAGGGCGACCTGACGCCCACCGAGGAGCGGGCGCTCGCCGACCTCCAGGAGTTCCGGCGGACCGGGAGCGGCTACTCCGCCGAGCAGGGCACGCGGCCGCAGACGCTCGGCTACGGGCTCACCGACTCGCCCGCCGGCCAGGCCGCCTGGATCGTCGAGAAGTTCTGGGCCTGGACCGACCACAAGGGGCACCCCGAGGACGCCGTCGACCGGCAGAAGATCCTCGACGACATCTCCGTTTACTGGTTCACCGCGACGGCGGCGTCCTCGGCGCGGATGTACTGGGAGAACAACGACCGCGATCCGTCCACGGTGGACGTGCCGGCCGGGGTTTCGGTGTTCCCCAAGGAGATCGTGCGGCCGTCGCGGCGGCAGGCCGAGCAGCGCTACACCGATCTGCGCTGGTTCGAGGAGCTGCCCGTCGGCGGGCACTTCGCCGCGCTCGAGCAGCCGCGGCTGTTCGTCGAGCAGGTTCGCGGGTTCTTCCGGCTGGTTCGCGAAGTGTGA
- a CDS encoding cation diffusion facilitator family transporter yields MGQGHGHGHAIAPASASGRYVRSLTIALSIGAGFMVLEFVVGFATGSLALISDAAHMFTDVLGVGMALTAIILARRSGPTVSRTFGLYRAEVLAALGNAVLLFGVAGYVLIEAFGRIGDPPAVPGLPVLLAAAAGLVANIVSFTVLRAGAKESLNVRGAYLEVVADLIGSVGVLISGALTLLTGWRYADPIIGVAIGLFVLPRTWVLARRALRILFQHAPRGVDVGAINAELAALPGVADVHDLHVWTLTSGMEVASAHLTLAPPAQQSDVLTEAQNLLASRYAIEHATLQVEAPQCARRCQELSW; encoded by the coding sequence ATGGGGCAGGGACACGGCCACGGGCACGCGATCGCGCCGGCGAGCGCGTCGGGCCGGTACGTGCGGAGCCTGACCATCGCCCTGTCCATCGGCGCCGGCTTCATGGTCCTGGAGTTCGTCGTCGGCTTCGCGACCGGCTCACTGGCCCTGATCTCGGACGCGGCGCACATGTTCACCGACGTCCTCGGCGTCGGCATGGCCCTGACCGCGATCATCCTGGCGCGCCGCAGCGGCCCCACGGTCAGCCGCACCTTCGGCCTCTACCGCGCGGAGGTGCTGGCGGCGCTCGGCAACGCCGTCCTGCTCTTCGGGGTCGCCGGGTACGTGCTGATCGAGGCCTTCGGCCGCATCGGCGACCCACCGGCTGTCCCGGGCCTCCCCGTCCTGCTCGCCGCCGCGGCGGGCCTGGTCGCCAACATCGTGTCGTTCACCGTGCTGCGCGCGGGCGCGAAGGAGAGCCTCAACGTCCGCGGCGCGTACCTCGAGGTCGTCGCCGACCTGATCGGCTCGGTCGGCGTCCTGATCAGCGGCGCGCTGACGCTGCTGACGGGCTGGCGCTACGCCGACCCGATCATCGGCGTCGCGATCGGCCTGTTCGTGCTGCCCCGCACGTGGGTGCTGGCCCGCCGCGCCCTGCGCATCCTCTTCCAGCACGCACCGCGGGGCGTGGACGTCGGGGCGATCAACGCGGAGCTGGCGGCGTTGCCGGGCGTGGCGGACGTGCACGACCTGCACGTCTGGACGCTCACGTCGGGCATGGAGGTGGCGTCGGCGCACTTGACGCTGGCGCCGCCCGCGCAGCAGTCGGACGTGCTGACGGAGGCGCAGAATCTGCTGGCGTCGCGGTATGCGATCGAGCACGCGACCTTGCAGGTGGAGGCGCCGCAGTGTGCGCGGCGCTGCCAGGAGCTTTCCTGGTAG
- the fxsT gene encoding FxSxx-COOH system tetratricopeptide repeat protein, whose product MRALVVGESAEQHVRPPARRVFLSHTSELAEWPKPRSFVAAAKDAVAAAGDAVVDMSAFTARDATPEQLDREMLAEADIYVLIAGFRYGTPVRDRSEVSYTEQEFQIATTAGMPRLVFVLAEDAEGPPALIRDLEYGARQEAFRKRLPDSGLTITMVSSPAELATKLERALTRVPRSRRESKLVGRISNIPARTVTFTGRDELLTSLRDALCSGQPAVVQALNGMGGVGKTTTAIEYAHRHAEDYDMAWWVPSEDPDLVIGHLADLAQALDLATGQDSPAVAVARLRGALQLRSRWLVVFDNAVDPAALRPLLPVGNGHVIITSRNPEWHDIGAALSVREFSRPESVQLLQTRCPQLTESDSDRIAEALGDLPLAVSQAARLLATTNLTAEGYLELVAERVHDLMARHEEGGSYPVSLAAAWTVSFDQLACDHPAAFKTLTMVAWLAPEPVPLTLLTHQQGDAEATARDPLAFADVTAALRSRGMAEVTTTTIQLHRVPAALLRERAHDDLTTADDPDSTWPVTAVRLLHAGLPDDPWSNPPSWPRWRELLPHLLFVCDPQRAWQPVAEDVAELLDRTATYLQTRGDLRAALPLFQRAYALRRDSLGEDDPDTLISACNLALNLRELGEYQRARELDESTYARYKRVLGDDHPHTLVSASHFAADLRELGEYQRARELDEETHAHFKRVLGDDNRDTLTSACNLAAGLRALGEYQRARELNEDAYARYKRVLGDDHPHTLISASNLAGDLRALGEYQRARELNEDTYAHFKRVLGDDHPDTLISASNLAGSLRELGEYQRARELDEDTHARRKRVLGDHHPDTLVSAGNLAADLRALGEYRRAREQ is encoded by the coding sequence GTGCGGGCGTTGGTGGTCGGGGAGTCTGCCGAGCAGCACGTTCGGCCGCCTGCGCGTCGGGTGTTCCTGAGCCACACCAGTGAGCTTGCTGAGTGGCCGAAGCCGCGGTCGTTCGTCGCAGCGGCGAAGGACGCGGTGGCTGCGGCCGGGGACGCGGTGGTGGACATGTCGGCGTTCACCGCTCGGGACGCGACACCGGAGCAGCTGGACCGCGAGATGCTGGCCGAGGCTGACATCTATGTCCTGATTGCGGGGTTCCGCTACGGCACGCCGGTGCGGGACCGCTCGGAGGTGTCCTACACCGAGCAGGAATTCCAGATCGCCACCACCGCCGGCATGCCGCGGCTGGTGTTCGTGCTGGCCGAGGACGCCGAAGGGCCGCCGGCGCTGATCCGGGACCTGGAGTACGGGGCCAGGCAGGAGGCGTTCCGCAAACGGCTGCCGGACAGCGGCCTCACCATCACCATGGTGTCCTCGCCCGCCGAACTGGCGACCAAGCTGGAGCGGGCCCTGACTCGGGTCCCCCGCTCTCGGCGGGAGTCAAAGCTTGTCGGCCGGATCTCCAACATCCCCGCTCGCACAGTCACCTTCACCGGCCGCGACGAGCTGCTGACCAGCCTGCGGGATGCGTTGTGTTCCGGGCAGCCGGCGGTGGTTCAGGCGCTCAACGGGATGGGCGGGGTCGGCAAGACCACCACCGCGATCGAGTACGCCCACCGCCACGCCGAGGACTACGACATGGCCTGGTGGGTCCCATCCGAGGATCCTGACCTCGTCATCGGTCACCTCGCTGACCTAGCCCAAGCCCTAGACCTGGCCACCGGGCAGGACTCACCCGCGGTCGCGGTGGCCCGGTTGCGCGGGGCACTCCAGCTCCGCAGCCGGTGGCTGGTGGTGTTCGACAACGCCGTAGACCCCGCCGCTCTGCGACCGTTGCTGCCCGTCGGCAATGGGCACGTGATCATCACCTCCCGCAACCCCGAATGGCACGACATCGGCGCCGCGCTGTCGGTGCGGGAATTCAGCAGGCCCGAGTCGGTCCAGCTGCTGCAAACCCGCTGCCCCCAGCTCACTGAGTCCGACTCGGACCGCATCGCTGAGGCCCTGGGCGACCTGCCCCTGGCTGTCAGCCAGGCGGCGCGGCTCCTGGCGACAACCAACCTGACCGCCGAGGGCTATCTCGAGCTGGTTGCTGAGCGCGTCCATGACCTGATGGCCCGCCACGAGGAGGGCGGCAGCTATCCTGTCTCGCTGGCCGCGGCGTGGACGGTGTCGTTCGACCAGCTGGCCTGTGACCACCCCGCCGCATTCAAGACGCTGACGATGGTGGCATGGCTCGCTCCCGAACCGGTGCCGCTGACCTTGCTCACCCACCAGCAGGGCGACGCTGAGGCCACTGCGCGGGATCCATTGGCCTTCGCCGACGTCACTGCCGCCCTGCGCAGTCGGGGGATGGCCGAGGTCACCACAACGACCATTCAGCTCCACCGGGTCCCCGCCGCACTCCTGCGGGAACGCGCCCACGACGACCTCACCACTGCGGACGACCCAGACTCGACCTGGCCAGTCACCGCGGTCCGGTTGCTACACGCGGGTCTGCCCGACGATCCGTGGAGCAACCCGCCGAGCTGGCCGCGCTGGCGGGAGCTACTACCGCATCTGCTCTTCGTGTGTGATCCCCAACGCGCATGGCAGCCGGTTGCCGAGGACGTCGCCGAACTGCTCGACCGCACCGCGACCTACCTCCAGACCCGCGGTGACCTCCGCGCCGCACTGCCGCTGTTTCAGCGGGCCTACGCACTTCGCAGGGATAGCCTCGGCGAGGACGATCCCGACACCCTTATCTCGGCCTGCAATCTCGCGCTCAACCTTCGGGAGTTGGGTGAGTATCAGCGCGCCCGTGAGCTGGACGAGAGCACCTATGCCCGCTACAAGCGCGTTCTTGGTGACGACCACCCCCACACCCTCGTCTCCGCCAGCCATTTTGCCGCCGACCTCCGGGAGTTGGGCGAGTATCAGCGCGCCCGCGAGCTGGACGAGGAAACCCACGCCCACTTCAAGCGCGTCCTCGGCGATGACAACCGCGACACCCTCACCTCAGCCTGCAATCTCGCCGCGGGCCTCCGGGCGTTGGGTGAGTATCAGCGCGCCCGCGAGCTGAATGAGGACGCCTATGCCCGCTACAAGCGAGTTCTCGGTGACGACCACCCCCACACCCTCATCTCCGCCAGCAATCTCGCTGGCGACCTCCGGGCACTGGGTGAGTATCAGCGCGCCCGCGAGCTGAATGAGGACACCTACGCCCACTTCAAGCGGGTCCTTGGTGACGACCACCCCGATACCCTTATCTCGGCCAGCAATCTTGCCGGCAGCCTTCGGGAGTTGGGTGAGTATCAGCGCGCCCGCGAGCTGGACGAGGACACCCACGCCCGCCGCAAGCGCGTCCTCGGAGATCACCACCCCGACACCCTCGTCTCGGCCGGCAATCTCGCCGCTGACCTCCGGGCACTGGGCGAGTATCGGCGCGCCCGTGAGCAATAG
- a CDS encoding MFS transporter — protein sequence MTQTVTKSTTVRTRAMGVLFTGAAALNTAVTGATTVSTLIASDSHGDGWSGIPNAAVVAGTAFGAVYLGVLIGKKGARTSLKLVYGVAAFGGLVAFLGGVFANLLLLLPGLAMLGVGNGAAGLVRYTAAELYPANRKGLALSIIVWAGTIGAIAGPALLEPAAATAGFFGLPSTSGAIGFAALLCTIALLASATMPKTAFPAQGPQRPRLTLARVAAALKRRVVLVPLVSMTAAHVTMVTVMTMTPLQLHRQGHGLEVVGYVLSAHMIGMFALAPLSGKIADRIGGRATITAGVGVLVLAAVTVIAAPTSHTAGLPLALFLLGYGWNLVFVGSSALLSRSLQDDERTQLQGVIDALVWSASGLGGIIAGGLFGLGGYALVAGVAAVLALTPLTLVARRS from the coding sequence ATGACGCAAACCGTGACGAAGAGCACGACGGTCAGAACGCGGGCGATGGGGGTGCTGTTCACCGGGGCCGCCGCGTTGAACACCGCGGTCACCGGTGCGACGACGGTCAGTACCCTGATCGCCTCCGATTCGCACGGGGACGGGTGGAGCGGCATTCCCAACGCGGCGGTCGTCGCCGGGACCGCCTTCGGGGCCGTTTACCTCGGGGTGCTCATCGGGAAAAAGGGTGCGCGGACCTCGTTGAAACTGGTTTACGGCGTGGCCGCGTTCGGGGGGCTCGTCGCTTTCCTCGGCGGGGTGTTCGCCAATCTTCTTCTCCTGCTGCCCGGCCTCGCCATGCTCGGGGTCGGGAACGGCGCCGCCGGGCTGGTCCGGTACACCGCCGCCGAGCTTTATCCGGCCAACCGGAAGGGGCTCGCGCTCTCCATCATCGTTTGGGCCGGCACCATCGGCGCGATCGCCGGGCCCGCGCTGCTCGAGCCGGCCGCCGCCACCGCCGGGTTCTTCGGGCTGCCGAGCACCTCCGGGGCGATCGGTTTCGCCGCGCTGCTGTGCACCATCGCGCTCCTCGCCAGTGCGACCATGCCGAAGACGGCCTTCCCCGCCCAGGGGCCGCAGCGGCCGCGGCTGACGCTCGCCCGTGTGGCCGCCGCGCTGAAGCGGCGGGTCGTGCTGGTTCCGCTGGTGTCGATGACCGCGGCGCACGTGACCATGGTGACCGTCATGACGATGACGCCGCTGCAGCTGCACCGGCAGGGGCACGGCCTCGAGGTCGTCGGCTACGTGCTCAGCGCGCACATGATCGGCATGTTCGCACTGGCCCCGCTGTCCGGGAAGATCGCCGACCGGATCGGCGGCCGGGCCACGATCACCGCCGGCGTGGGCGTGCTGGTGCTCGCCGCGGTGACGGTGATCGCCGCGCCGACGTCGCACACCGCCGGGCTGCCGCTGGCGCTGTTCCTGCTGGGCTACGGCTGGAACCTGGTGTTCGTCGGGTCGAGCGCCCTGCTGAGCCGCAGCCTCCAGGACGACGAGCGCACCCAGCTGCAGGGGGTCATCGACGCGCTGGTGTGGAGCGCCTCCGGGCTCGGCGGCATCATCGCCGGCGGCTTGTTCGGCCTCGGCGGGTACGCGCTCGTGGCCGGCGTCGCGGCCGTGCTCGCGCTCACCCCGCTCACCCTGGTGGCCCGGCGGAGCTGA
- a CDS encoding DUF305 domain-containing protein yields the protein MSSEEAEEQPTWSRWVIIGGTLLAVLLIGATAGMFLTRAIDDTPAATPAAGSVEVGFAQDMSTHHLQAVTMAGWARDHSTDPEIRQLAFDVERTQLEQVGRMKGWLMLWDQPEQPIGAPMKWMTEPMQGHDGMSMGTSSLNPGAGPLMPGMATEAELTKLRSLSGKQLDVYFLQLMLRHHQGGTSMAQYAAAHSNLTALQALVRSILTSQGAEMDQMKLMLSARGAQPLP from the coding sequence GTGAGTTCCGAAGAGGCCGAGGAGCAGCCCACCTGGTCGCGCTGGGTGATCATCGGCGGGACGCTCCTCGCGGTCCTGCTGATCGGCGCGACGGCGGGCATGTTCCTGACCCGCGCGATCGACGACACCCCGGCTGCCACCCCGGCAGCCGGGTCCGTCGAGGTCGGCTTCGCCCAGGACATGTCGACGCACCACCTGCAGGCCGTCACGATGGCCGGCTGGGCCCGCGACCACTCGACCGACCCGGAGATCCGCCAGCTGGCGTTCGACGTCGAGCGCACCCAGCTGGAGCAGGTCGGCCGCATGAAGGGCTGGCTCATGCTGTGGGACCAGCCCGAGCAGCCGATCGGCGCCCCGATGAAGTGGATGACGGAGCCGATGCAGGGCCACGACGGCATGTCGATGGGCACGTCGTCGCTCAACCCCGGCGCCGGCCCGCTGATGCCGGGCATGGCGACCGAGGCGGAGCTGACGAAGCTGCGTTCGCTGTCGGGCAAGCAGCTGGACGTGTACTTCCTCCAGCTGATGCTCCGCCACCACCAGGGCGGCACGTCGATGGCCCAGTACGCGGCGGCGCATTCGAACCTGACGGCGTTGCAGGCTCTGGTGCGGAGCATTCTGACTTCGCAGGGCGCGGAGATGGACCAGATGAAGCTGATGCTTTCCGCCCGGGGCGCGCAGCCGCTCCCCTGA
- a CDS encoding DUF3105 domain-containing protein: protein MKAARGSVVSKKGTPWGTIIAVVAIVALAAAVITYYMVASAPKREQSGREEAAASFAPTASDPDPSKRIPGVVTANYTGSVHVLPTERVAYDKTPPFGGPHDGYWATCTGTVYPNAVRTENMVHALEHGAVWIAYNPQQVTGDALNLLKVRVEGKPYTMLSPYPGLDKPISLQSWGHQLKVDKADDARIDEFIAALRSNPNGVYPEVGASCDALGAGQFDPDNPPPFDPSKPGPDAKPMDYKGTPNAQADQNGGMGQQPSAPASGTPTK, encoded by the coding sequence GTGAAGGCGGCCCGCGGTTCCGTGGTGAGCAAGAAGGGCACGCCCTGGGGCACGATCATCGCCGTCGTGGCCATCGTCGCACTGGCCGCCGCCGTGATCACCTATTACATGGTGGCGTCGGCGCCGAAGCGCGAGCAGTCCGGCCGCGAGGAGGCCGCCGCGTCCTTCGCGCCGACGGCGTCGGACCCGGACCCCTCCAAGCGCATCCCCGGCGTGGTGACCGCGAACTACACCGGCAGCGTGCACGTGCTCCCGACCGAGCGCGTCGCCTACGACAAGACCCCGCCGTTCGGCGGCCCGCACGACGGGTACTGGGCCACCTGCACCGGCACGGTGTACCCGAACGCCGTCCGCACCGAGAACATGGTGCACGCCCTCGAGCACGGCGCCGTCTGGATCGCCTACAACCCGCAGCAGGTCACCGGTGACGCGCTGAACCTGCTCAAGGTCCGCGTCGAGGGCAAGCCGTACACGATGCTGTCGCCGTACCCGGGCCTGGACAAGCCGATCTCGCTGCAGTCGTGGGGCCACCAGCTGAAGGTGGACAAGGCCGACGACGCGCGCATCGACGAGTTCATCGCGGCGCTGCGGAGCAACCCGAACGGCGTCTACCCCGAGGTCGGCGCTTCCTGCGACGCGCTCGGCGCGGGCCAGTTCGACCCGGACAACCCGCCGCCGTTCGACCCGTCGAAGCCGGGCCCGGACGCCAAGCCGATGGACTACAAGGGCACGCCGAACGCCCAGGCCGACCAGAACGGCGGCATGGGCCAGCAGCCGTCCGCACCCGCGTCGGGCACGCCCACCAAGTGA